In Candidatus Cloacimonadota bacterium, the genomic window CACCAAAAAGGCGAAATGCCAGTGTCGGAAGAGATGGCTGAAAAAGTTCTTTCAATACCCATCTATCCAGAGCTTTCGGATGAGCAAAAACTCTATGTTGTGGATTCCATCCGAGAATTTTACCAGAGAAGGTAAGGATTATGAACATCATTGTTTGCATAAAACAGGTTCCAAACACCACTGAGATCAGAATTGATCCGGTTACAAACACTTTGGTGCGCGAAGGGGTGGAAAGCATCCTCAATCCTTTCGACACCTATGCCATCGAAGAAGCTGTGCGGCTGAAAGAAGCGCATGGCGGACAAATCACCGCCATTTGCATGGGTCCGCCCCAAGCCGAGGAAACCTTGCGTGAAGCGGTTTCCCTGGGTGTGGATGAGATTATTTTGCTCTCAGACCGGCGTTTTGCCGGAGCTGACACTTGGGCAACCAGTCTCACCCTGGCCGCGGCGGTGAAAAAAATCGGGGATTTTGACCTCATTATGTGCGGTCAGCAAGCCATTGATGGCGATACAGCCCAGGTTGGACCTGGGATTGCGGCTCACCTTAACCTTCGCCAAGGCTGCTTCATCCGCAAAATTGAAGAGATTACGGATTGCACAGTGACCGTGCAGCGTCTTTTGGAAGACGGTTTCGACACCCTGAAACTGAAACTTCCTGCTGTGATTACAGTTGTGAAAGAGATAAACACTCCGCGGCTTCCCTCCCTGCGCGGAAAACGCAATGCTCGCAACGCGGAATTGAAAATCTGGAATGCCGATGATCTTGGCTTGGACGAAAAAGCAATTGGTTTGAACGGTTCGCCCACCCAGGTGGTCAAGATTTTCACTC contains:
- a CDS encoding electron transfer flavoprotein subunit beta/FixA family protein, yielding MNIIVCIKQVPNTTEIRIDPVTNTLVREGVESILNPFDTYAIEEAVRLKEAHGGQITAICMGPPQAEETLREAVSLGVDEIILLSDRRFAGADTWATSLTLAAAVKKIGDFDLIMCGQQAIDGDTAQVGPGIAAHLNLRQGCFIRKIEEITDCTVTVQRLLEDGFDTLKLKLPAVITVVKEINTPRLPSLRGKRNARNAELKIWNADDLGLDEKAIGLNGSPTQVVKIFTPKHDKQTEVFSVEPQEAAQLIIKRLDRFTRGG